The following are encoded together in the Chiloscyllium punctatum isolate Juve2018m chromosome 41, sChiPun1.3, whole genome shotgun sequence genome:
- the clec3ba gene encoding tetranectin isoform X6: MVTLSMIEDIKDQIAQIINEVNVLKEKQALQTVCLRGLKVYRKCFLLMDGQKNFHEASDDCIMHGGILGVPHNYHENNELYNYAKTTLGDDHNIWVGITDIATEGDWVDVSGKATNYTNWETIRRQPDGGTKANCVAMSGPANGRWFDDSCVLQKNYYCQFNIL; the protein is encoded by the exons ATGGTGACGCTAAGTATGATCGAAGACATCAAGGATCAGATTGCTCAGATCATTAACGAGGTGAACGTACTGAAGGAGAAACAGGCACTGCAGACAG TGTGCCTGAGAGGGCTCAAGGTTTACCGTAAGTGCTTCCTCCTCATGGACGGACAAAAGAACTTCCATGAAGCGTCTGACGATTGCATCATGCATGGGGGCATCCTCGGCGTGCCACACAACTACCACGAGAACAATGAGCTGTACAACTATGCCAAGACGACCCTGGGGGACGATCACAACATCTGGGTTGGCATCACTGACATCGCAACTGAGGGAGACTGGGTGGATGTGTCTGGAAAGGCCACCAACTACACCAACTGGGAGACCATTCGCCGCCAACCTGATGGTGGCACAAAGGCCAATTGTGTGGCAATGTCAGGCCCGGCTAACGGCAGGTGGTTCGACGACTCCTGTGTGCTCCAGAAAAATTACTACTGTCAATTTAACATTCTTTAA
- the clec3ba gene encoding tetranectin isoform X5, producing the protein MELRAIPLVLLVLCLLQMTHEQVARNKPRKNGAAKKAMVTLSMIEDIKDQIAQIINEVNVLKEKQALQTVCLRGLKVYRKCFLLMDGQKNFHEASDDCIMHGGILGVPHNYHENNELYNYAKTTLGDDHNIWVGITDIATEGDWVDVSGKATNYTNWETIRRQPDGGTKANCVAMSGPANGRWFDDSCVLQKNYYCQFNIL; encoded by the exons atggagCTGAGAGCAATTCCCCTCGTACTCCTGGTTCTGTGTCTCCTGCAGATGACCCATGAGCAGGTAGCCAGAAACAAACCGAGGAAGAATGGGGCTGCAAAGAAAG CGATGGTGACGCTAAGTATGATCGAAGACATCAAGGATCAGATTGCTCAGATCATTAACGAGGTGAACGTACTGAAGGAGAAACAGGCACTGCAGACAG TGTGCCTGAGAGGGCTCAAGGTTTACCGTAAGTGCTTCCTCCTCATGGACGGACAAAAGAACTTCCATGAAGCGTCTGACGATTGCATCATGCATGGGGGCATCCTCGGCGTGCCACACAACTACCACGAGAACAATGAGCTGTACAACTATGCCAAGACGACCCTGGGGGACGATCACAACATCTGGGTTGGCATCACTGACATCGCAACTGAGGGAGACTGGGTGGATGTGTCTGGAAAGGCCACCAACTACACCAACTGGGAGACCATTCGCCGCCAACCTGATGGTGGCACAAAGGCCAATTGTGTGGCAATGTCAGGCCCGGCTAACGGCAGGTGGTTCGACGACTCCTGTGTGCTCCAGAAAAATTACTACTGTCAATTTAACATTCTTTAA